Proteins encoded within one genomic window of Leptodactylus fuscus isolate aLepFus1 unplaced genomic scaffold, aLepFus1.hap2 HAP2_SCAFFOLD_565, whole genome shotgun sequence:
- the LOC142188592 gene encoding nucleotide-binding oligomerization domain-containing protein 2-like produces MSSKTECLSKVQACKESLVEWLEKNPAVLLRWLHDAGALSQETYFALLESRPEKNQVISVLEIMLKSENSCRTFIHVLQQIQEHYCLELRDWLRNTFPVYFKQPTEVVVITGLDKKQKKTTWSRIKSGLKRGSKYNLEKGGCPFSAPGELPLLEGQTARAPGERQQFEDDFQNHKASQLKQNVKIQGILETSHACCEMLEIRYTELFITDEDPSGLPGQHEYLVLANRRARIYEHNKHQKINLTDIFNPLKPNSQGPKTVLMTGIAGIGKTYAMQRIMHEWAIGKAFNQVSCAINFAFREINLLEGPISLVDLIKQKHVHLQNIVEDLCSQPDRLLVLLDGLDEFKHSISQCAKVQSIKDPVPVKDLVSSILNGSLLQGALIVVTSRPRPSLPLDVFDRKVVILGFEEKQVQEFCFRFFRQKSISEKVCQYIMENDTLSGLSFIPLYCFIICKALDPFFQSNPESCLENPPKTMTEVYRCYLCTIMHLRDNSPKVDKEQIVLCCPTVLSNLKDSLYQLGKLAYISLLESKILFTSDDLRRFGFDPTQLPDSFIHQIFVNVDGQGSADMFAFFHMTIQEFFAALYCVVSISSSADELLQCLDLWCFGLSPKEPIQCELIATTMKLMTANQWENLQMFSRFVMGLISFRMEGKLKGLVDSFSVDILALLTDWFKGKITYEVNQRLLNLLHCLRELKQEMVVKEVAPEIDEVDLFKVILNPADCATLSYILQHSTCRLKTLNLGYTNIGIQGFRQMQPLLHRCQTLYLRYNSLGKEAAAIEADVLRSPMCQVKSLLMCGNSIGSEGIQCLWEALQYNQTLEELYVDINEITDSGLDNLLNCLTDNKTLRLLT; encoded by the exons ATGTCATCAAAGACAGAATGTCTCTCTAAAGTCCAAGCATGTAAAGAATCCTTGGTGGAATGGCTGGAGAAGAACCCGGCGGTGCTGCTGAGATGGCTTCACGATGCCGGGGCCTTATCCCAGGAGACTTATTTTGCTCTTCTGGAGAGCAGACCAGAGAAAAACCAGGTCATCTCCGTACTGGAAATCATGCTGAAGAGCGAGAATAGCTGCAGGACTTTCATCCATGTTCTCCAGCAGATTCAAGAACATTATTGTCTAGAGCTCCGAGACTGGCTAAGAAACACGTTCCCTGTTTACTTCAAGCAGCCGACTGAAGTTGTGG TCATTACAGGTCTGGATAAAAAGCAGAAGAAGACGACCTGGTCAAGGATAAAAAGTGGACTCAAGCGTGGAAGCAAGTACAACCTGGAGAAAGGAG GCTGCCCATTCAGTGCACCAGGAGAACTTCCACTGCTGGAAG GCCAAACAGCCAGGGCACCGGGTGAACGACAACAATTTGAAG atgatttccaaaatcacaaggCGTCTCAACTGAAACAAAACGTCAAGATCCAAGGAATACTGGAAACATCACACGCCTGTTGCGAGATGCTGGAAATCCGATACACTGAACTTTTTATCACAGACGAGGACCCATCAGGGTTGCCAGGTCAGCACGAATACCTTGTTCTGGCCAATCGCCGAGCCCGCATCTATGAGCACAACAAGCACCAGAAAATCAATCTCACCGACATCTTTAACCCTCTAAAGCCAAATTCTCAAGGACCAAAGACGGTATTGATGACAGGAATCGCCGGAATTGGGAAGACGTATGCCATGCAAAGAATCATGCATGAGTGGGCTATTGGGAAGGCCTTCAACCAGGTGTCTTGTGCAATTAATTTTGCTTTCCGAGAGATAAACCTTTTGGAGGGGCCCATAAGCCTCGTAGACCTCATAAAGCAGAAACATGTCCACTTGCAGAATATAGTGGAGGACTTGTGCAGCCAACCAGACCGATTGTTGGTGCTACTAGATGGACTGGACGAATTCAAGCATTCTATAAGTCAATGCGCCAAGGTGCAAAGCATCAAGGATCCAGTACCGGTGAAGGATTTAGTTTCCAGTATCTTGAACGGCTCTTTGTTACAAGGAGCATTGATTGTGGTGACCAGCAGACCTAGGCCATCCCTTCCTTTAGATGTTTTTGACCGAAAAgtggtcattcttggctttgaggAAAAGCAAGTCCAAGAATTCTGTTTCAGATTCTTCAGACAAAAGAGTATATCTGAAAAAGTTTGCCAGTACATTATGGAGAATGATACTCTGTCGGGCCTATCCTTCATCCCACTGTACTGCTTTATCATCTGTAAGGCTTTAGATCCCTTTTTCCAAAGCAATCCAGAGTCATGCCTTGAGAATCCACCAAAGACGATGACTGAGGTCTACCGGTGCTATCTGTGTACCATTATGCATCTCAGGGACAATTCCCCAAAGGTCGATAAGGAGCAAATTGTCCTCTGCTGTCCAACTGTTCTTTCCAATCTGAAGGACAGTCTTTACCAACTTGGGAAACTCGCTTACATTTCTTTGCTGGAAAGCAAAATTTTATTCACTTCCGATGACCTACGAAGATTTGGATTTGACCCAACTCAACTACCTGACAGTTTCATTCACCAAATCTTTGTCAACGTCGATGGTCAGGGTAGCGCAGACATGTTTGCCTTCTTCCATATGACCATTCAGGAATtttttgctgccctctattgcGTCGTCTCCATAAGTTCTTCTGCGGATGAGCTACTACAATGCCTTGACCTCTGGTGTTTTGGTCTTTCTCCTAAAGAACCAATCCAATGTGAGCTCATTGCCACCACTATGAAGCTCATGACGGCCAATCAATGGGAGAACCTACAAATGTTCTCTCGCTTTGTAATGGGCCTTATCTCATTTAGGATGGAAGGGAAACTAAAGGGCTTAGTGGACTCCTTCAGCGTTGACATTCTGGCTCTTTTAACCGACTGGTTTAAAGGCAAAATTACATACGAAGTGAACCAGAGGCTCCTTAACCTCCTCCACTGTTTGAGGGAACTGAAACAAGAAATGGTGGTGAAAGAGGTGGCACCGGAAATTGATGAGGTTGATCTATTCAAAGTGATACTGAACCCGGCGGACTGTGCTACTCTGAGTTACATCCTACAACACTCCACTTGTAGACTGAAGACCCTAAACCTCGGCTACACAAACATTGGAATCCAAGGGTTCCGACAAATGCAACCGCTTCTCCATCGATGCCAGACGCTGTA CCTACGATATAACTCTTTGGGTAAAGAAGCTGCAGCCATAGAGGCCGATGTGCTCAGATCTCCGATGTGTCAAGTGAAAAGTCTTCT CATGTGCGGCAACAGCATCGGGTCAGAGGGAATCCAGTGTCTGTGGGAAGCATTACAGTATAACCAGACCTTAGAGGAACTATACGTGGATATCAACGAGATCACTGATAGCGGATTAGACAATCTACTCAACTGCCTTACAGACAACAAGACTCTGCGGCTACTAAC